TCCTTAAAATAATAAAGACCATATACAAACCAACAAGAAATTTCCTATTATTCCTGCTAAAAAGTCATCTATTACTACTCCTACTCCTTCTCCTAAATTTTGAGATTTATTAATAGGACCTATTTTTGTAATATCAAAGAATCTAAATATTACAAAAGCTAATGAAATAGCTACAAAACTCTCTTTTATTCCAACAGGATTTATCAAAAATAATGTTGTTAAGTACCCTAAAACTTCATCAATAACAACATTTTGAGGATCTTTCTCATGATAAATTTCTTTTTCACAAATGTTAGCAACATAAACAGCAACAATAAAAAAGGTCATTAAAAACATAAAATAAAATGAATTATATACTAAATCATTTGGAAAAATTTTTCTAACAAAATTTAATCCTATATAGACAGGTATCCCCCCTAAAGTTCCAAATGTTCCTGGAGCTTTTGGTAAATCTCCTAATCCAAACCATGTTCCTAAATTTTTTATTATCTTTCTT
This genomic stretch from Fusobacterium sp. IOR10 harbors:
- a CDS encoding phosphatidylglycerophosphatase A, whose product is MKRKIIKNLGTWFGLGDLPKAPGTFGTLGGIPVYIGLNFVRKIFPNDLVYNSFYFMFLMTFFIVAVYVANICEKEIYHEKDPQNVVIDEVLGYLTTLFLINPVGIKESFVAISLAFVIFRFFDITKIGPINKSQNLGEGVGVVIDDFLAGIIGNFLLVCIWSLLF